CCAGGTCCAGTATCGCGCCAAGGCGCAGCAGGCAAATTTGGATATTTTGTCGAGAGCATCCTGACAACGGGGCATGTCAGGATTCGCGCTCGAACTGGTTCATAATGCTGGCGATGCATCTAATCGTCTGCCATCGATTAATTCGCACCTCGAGGGTGATCCAACCTGGTTACGATGAAAATTGTCCGCACACTCTAACTGTCTTAGCCGCTTGGGGCCGTCGATTACGGCGATGCCGTCGGCCGGATCGAACAAGCACGATTTATGCGGTACAATTCCCCAAGCCCGCACGGTCGAGGGCGAACTACATTTACAGCCCCCCCGGATGCCGGCCTAAGGACAGAGAGCTCTTGTGCTGTGCCAGTCGCGGGTGCTGCAAGGCACTCGGCCCAGAGCGCGCTGGACTCCGACATCGCGACGACCGCGTAATCCGTTAACAGAGGCCTTTCGAGAATGGATCAGCAGCGTACGCCTGGCGGCCCCACGGCCCCTCAAAAAGCACAGCCGCCGCGTCCCCGCCCGGCCGCCTTCTGGTTGATATTGCCGTTGATCATCACGGGCATGCTGTTGGTGTTTTATTACATCGGAGATCCGACGGCGCGCTCGGAGGTCAAATACGGCTTCTTCCTGACAGAGCTGAAGGAAGACAACGTATCCAAGGTCGTCGTCAACGGCGCCAGGATTCGCGGCGCGTTCAAGAAGATTCCCGAAGCCCCGCCTGCCGACGAGACTGCCAAGGAGGCAAGCAAGCCTGCGGCGCTGAAGCAGGAGTTTTATACAGACATTCCCAGCTTTGTCGGGCAGGATCTCGATCGGCTGCTGTACGACAAGCTCGGACCTCAATACGGCGCCGAGGAAGTCACCGACGGCACGATGACGTTGATGATCTTCTATCTGGGCATGACCGTTCTTCTGCTGGTCGTGATGTGGGCCATGTATCGTCGTGCGCGCGACCAGTTCATGGGGGGCGGCATCTTGTCCGGCTTTAGCAAGAGCCCCGCCAAGCGCTATGAACTGGGTAAGAAACGGATCACCTTCGCCGACGTTGCTGGCCTGGAAGGGGTGAAGCAGGACCTGAGCGAAGTCGTCGAGTTCTTGAAGAACCCGCAAAAGTTCCAGCGCCTGGGGGGACGCATTCCCAAGGGAACGCTGTTGATGGGGCCACCGGGCACCGGCAAGACCTTGTTGGCCAAGGCCGTGGCCGGTGAAGCGAACGTGCCGTTCTTTTCGATCTCGGGCTCTGAGTTCATTCAGATGTTTGTCGGCGTCGGCGCCGGCCGCGTGCGCGACATGTTCAAGACAGCCAAGGAATCGGCTCCCTGCATCCTGTTCATCGACGAAATCGACGCCGTTGGCCGGGTGCGCGGCGCAGGCCTGGGCGGCGGTCACGACGAACGCGAGCAAACGCTGAACCAGATCCTCAGCGAGATGGATGGTTTCAGCCCGAACGAAGCCGTAATCGTGCTGGCCGCCACGAATCGACCCGATGTGCTCGATCCGGCGCTATTGCGCCCAGGACGATTCGATCGCCACGTCACGGTCGACCGTCCGAACCTCAAGGCGCGCGTCGCGATCTTCAAAGTCCATAGCCGTGACGTGCCACTGTCGGACGACGTCAATCTCGAACGCCTGGCCGGTGGCACCGTCGGCTTGACCGGCGCGGATATTCGCAACCTGGTCAACGAGGCTGCGCTGTGGGCCACGCGCCAGGGCAAAGACAAGGTCACGATGGACGATTTCGAAATCGCCCGTGACAAAATCTTGATGGGGCCCAAGCGCGAGGAAGTCCTGACTGGCAAGGAAAAAGAAATGACCGCCTACCACGAGACCGGCCATGCGCTGTTGGCCTGGATCGTGCCGGGGGCCGATCGACTGCACAAAGTGACCATCATTCCGCGCGGGCGGGCTTTGGGCGTGACGCAGCTGCTGCCCGAGGAAGATCGGCTGAACATCGGCGAAACAGAACTACACGCGCGGTTGGTGTTCATGCTCGGTGGGCGTGCGGCCGAAAAGATAGTGTTCAACGAATACAGCGCCGGTGCCGAGGACGACCTGAAACGCGCCACGCAACTAGCCCGCCGCATGGTCACGCATTGGGGCATGAGCGAACGGCTAGGGCCGGTCGCGTATCGCACCAGCGAGGAGCATCCGTTTCTGGGCAAAGAGTTTCACGAGCAGCGCGAGTTCAGCGAGCATACTGCGCAAGTGATCGACGAAGAGGTGTCGCGCATCCTGCACGGGGCCGGTGACCGCGCCCGGCAACTGCTGGAAGAGAATCGTGACAAGCTGGACGCTCTGGCCACGCGCCTTTGCGAGCGCGAAATCCTGGACGAGAAAGAGATCGAAACGATCATCGGCCCTTCTCCCAATCGCGCCGGTAGCAACGGCCACGTGCCGCATAAGACCCCGGTCGAGCAAGTTCAAGCCGACTCGTCCGTCAAGGCGTAAGTCGGCCTCTGCCTGACGCTCGGGCGCGACCATCGACCCGGCGATTCCGCCGCTGGCAAGGGGCGTTTGCCCTGCCTATCATGGTTTCGACCGCTCGATCCTGCCACGGGGAGTTCTCGGTATGTCATTACGACTTCTTCGCCCTGCGCTCGTACTTGCTCTGGCGCTGCTGACGTCACTGTGTGTCGCGACGGATGACGCACGCGGCCAGGGACGCGATTACGTGGTTTCGCACTATACGAAGTTCGAATACCGAATTCCGATGCGCGACGGCACAAAGCTGTTTACGGCCGTCTATGTGCCGAAGGATCAGTCGCAGCAGTACCCGATGTTATTGTTGCGGACTCCCTACAGTGTGCGCCCCTATGGCGCGGACCAGTACAAGACCGATTTGGGGCCGAGCACGCTGTTCGGGCAGCAAGGTTACATATTTGTTTATCAGGATGTACGTGGCCGCTGGATGTCAGAAGGAGATTTTCTGCACGTCCGGCCGTACATCGCCAACAAGAACGGATCGCAAGACGTCGACGAGACAAGCGACACCTGGGATACCATCGAATGGCTGACGAAGCACATTCCCAATCACAACGGCCGCGTCGGCATGTATGGTATTTCGTATCCCGGTTTCTATACTTCGTGCGGCATAATCGACGCGCATCCCGCGCTCAAGGCAGCGTCCCCTCAGGCTCCGGTGGCGGACTGGTTCGTCGGTGACGACTGGCATCACAACGGGGCCTTCTTTCTCGCCCACGCGTTCGGCTGGATGTCGTCGAATGATCGGTTTCGCGACAAACCGACGAAAAAATTCTCGTTCTCATTCGATTATGGCACGCCTGACGGATATCAGTTCTTTTTGAACTTCGGTCCCTTGGCCGAGGCGAACCGTCGGCATTTCAAGGAAGCGATGCCACACTGGGACGAGGTGATCTCGCACCCGAACTACGACGAATTCTGGAAAGCGCGCAACATCCGGCCGCATTTGAAAAACATCCGCCCGGCCGTGATGACCGTGGCTGGCTGGTTCGACGCCGAGGATTTGTTTGGGACGCTGGAGACTTACAAGAGCATCGAGAGCACGAGTCCCAACATTCAGAACGTGCTGGTAATGGGGCCCTGGCGCCACGGGGGCTGGTCGCGCGATGCCGGCGATAATTTGGGGGACATTAACTTTAACTCCAAGACGGCCGAGTTCTATCGCGAGAAAATCGAACTCCCGTTCTTCGAATATCACTTGAAGAGCAAAGGAGACGGCGCCCATCCCGAGGCCTGGGTCTTCGAAACCGGGACCAACGACTGGCAAAAGTACGACGCCTGGCCACCCAAGACTTCGCAGCGTCGCTCGATCTACTTGGCCAACGGAGGCCGGCTGACGAACGATGCGCCGCCGAATTCCGAGCCGGCCGACGCGCATGACGCGTACCTCAGCGACCCGCATCGGCCGGTGCCCTTTATGAAGGGGACGTTCGTCGGTATGCCCACGCGTTACATGCTCGAGGATCAGCGTTTCGCCGCGCAACGTCCGGATGTATTGGTCTATCAGACGGACGTATTGGCCGAGGACATGCGTCTGGCGGGCCCCGTTGAAGTGGAGTTGCACGTCGCGACTTCAGGCACGGACTCGGACTTTGTCGTCAAGCTGATTGACGTCTATCCGGACGAGTATCCCGATCCGGAACCCAATCCAACCGGAGTGCGCATGGGGGGATATCAGCAAATGGTCCGCGGCGACGTGATGCGCGGGAAGTATCGGGCGAGCTTCGAAAACCCGCAGGCATTCACGCCCGGCGAACCAACGATCGTCAAGTTTGTCATGCCGGATATTTGCCACTCGTTCCGCAGCGGGCATCGACTGATGGTGCAGGTGCAGAGCAGTTGGTTCCCGTTGGTCGACCGCAATCCGCAGACGTTCGTCGACATTTATCGTGCCGAGGAGCGGGATTATCGCGCCGCAACGCAGCAAGTCTTTCGCTCGTCGGCGCGGCCGTCACGTTTGACCGTCTCGATTCTGCCCTAGCGGTTCATAATTGCGGACCACGCGGCAGAATTCCCAACACCTTTTCGTCGCACGGCCGAGCATGAACCCCTCTCCCTCCGGGAGAGGGTAAGGTGAGGGAATCAGCGTAAACCGGCGTCGCATTGACGGCTGGAAGCGCCTCGGCGATCGGCCGTTCGTCGTCACCAAACCCATCCCCCAAGGGGAGACGGGATCGTAAGTCGCCACGAGAATCACGAAGCATCCACAACTGAAATCATGAATGGGCGCCAACAGGTGCCGGCTCTTATTCATGTCATTTGCGTCATTCGTGGTTTTAAGTCCCACTTCCAGCGGCTAACTCCCATTCACATTGCGTTGCTACTGCTGGCGCAGCGCACGGCAATCCTGCGGGGCTTTGCGCCCGGCAAGCGTTGGCGACCGCCCGCGACGGGGCTGGTCGTATCGATCGCGCGCTTTTCGCGGGATCGTCCGAGCCGGCTCCTGCGACGATTCCGGAAGCTATGTTTCAGAAATACGATTCCGTCGCGTGATGGCGCGGAGCGAACTGCCCGTCAAAACGTGGTGACGCTCGTGGTCAATCGTAGAATAAGCGCTGGCGGTAAATCGCGTGGCTAATCTTTCGGAGCTTCATGCCATGATTCGGACTATCGTGTGCTTGGCAGTTTTGACGTCCACGGTCGTCATGGGCCGCGGAGTGGCGTTGGCCGAGGAACCAGCCCCGCCTTCGCCCGATGAAGTGGCGATTCGCAAGGCGATCGCCTCCTACGTCGAAGCATTCAATCACGGCGATGCAGCAGCCATCGCGAATCATTTTTCGGAAACCGGCAGCTACGTCGATCCGATCAGCGGCGAGCGCAACGTCGGCCGCGAGGCCATCACCAAGGCGGTCGCCGAGCGCTTTACCGAGGGGAACAAGCCCAAGCTGAGCGTAACCGTCGAATCCATTCGCCTGTTGAATGACAGCGTCGCGATCGAAGAAGGCACCGCCACGGTGGTAAACAAGAGGGCGCCGCCGGAGGACAGCACGTACGTCGCGATTCACGTCAAGAAGGATGGCAAATGGCAGCTCGACAGTGTGCGCGAAACCCTGTTGCCGGAGCCGGAGAGCGACGGATCCAGCCCGCTGGATGAGCTGGCCTGGATGGTCGGCCAATGGGCCAATAAGTCGTCGAGCGATACGTCGGTCGATACGGTTTGCGACTGGACGATGAACGGCGCGTTCATCACTCGAACATTCCGCGTCGCGGTTCAAGGGCAGCCGGTTATGGTCGGCACACAGATCATCGCCTGGGATCCGGTGAACAATCGCATTCGTTCCTGGGTTTTCGACACCGACGGTAGTTTTGGCGAAGGAAATTGGACCCACGAAGAGAACCGCTGGACGATCCGTACGACGAACACCTTGGCCAACGGCCGCAAGGCGACCGGTATTCAGATCATTACCAAGGTTGACGACAACAGCTTCACTTTCGAATCGATCGGCCGGCAAGTCGACGGCGAGTTGCTGCCGAACGTCGAACCGATCACGATCGTGCGCCAAACCAAAGACTAACACCAGACCGCACTCGCGCAAGGGGATATGCGATGACCAAAGTAGCAAGCCATCTCATGCTGTTCGTGATCCTGGTGGCGCAACCGGCTGAACTTTTGGCTCGTGGTGGTGGCGGCGGTCGCGGCGGAAGTTTTGGCGGCGGCCGTAGCTTCTCGAGCGCCGGAGGCCGTGGCTTCAGCGGCGGTGGAGGAAACTTTGGCGGCGGATCGCACAATTTTGGTGGTGGCAATTTCGGCGGGGGATCGCGTAATTTCGGCGCGGGCAACTTCGGTGAACACACTCCGTCGATGAGCCATAGCTCGTCTTATAACCAGGGCTCGCGCGGCGCTTACGGCGCGGCGGGCGGATACGGCGGTCGTGAATTCGGCGGCGCTGGCGCTTACGGCGGCCGTGAGTTTGGCGGTGGGCAATTCGGTGGCGGGCAATTCGGCGCTCGGCCCAATGCCGGCGAGCTAGGACACTTTTTGAACATGCCGCAAACTGGCGGCAACTTCGGCGGCGCAGGGCGCGGTCCTGGCAATATCGCAGGAGCAGGCGGTGCCGGACGCGGTCCAGGAAACATCGGCGGCGCTGGCAAAGGCCCCGCTGGTAATCAGGCGGGCGATCGCATTCCTGGTGACCGCAATCTGAATAATCGCACGGCCGGAAATCTCAATCAGCAGCAGCAACAGCACGCGCAGAACATCCGCAACAATATCCAAAACAACCACAACAATTGGTACGGAAATCACAACAACTGGTACAACCACAACTGGTGGAACAACCACGGTGGCGCGTGGAATAACGGATGGAATTATTGGCACGGCTGGGGCCCTGGCTATTTCTGGGGCGGGCTCGGCGTCGGCGCTCTATCCGGCTTCATGCTCGGTAACTGGGGAACGCCGTATTACTACGGCTACGGCGCCGGCGGAAACGTCGCCTATCAAGACGGCGGCGTATACGTCAACGGTCAGTACGCAGCAACGCCTGATGAGTACTACGATCAAGCGCAGCAAATCGCGCAGACGCCGGTCAGCAACGATGCTCAGAACGGCGACTGGATGCCGCTGGGCGTGTTCGCTGTGTCGAGCCGCGCCGACGACGATCACCCGGCGATGATGATGCAAATGGCCGTCAGCAAGCAGGGCAACCTGGCCGGCATGTACTACAACACCTCGGATGACGTGGCGCTGCCGATCCAGGGAGCCGTCGATCAAAAGACGCAACGCGCGGCGTGGACCGTAGGCGACAAGAAGAACACCGTGCTTGAGACGGGCATCTTCAACCTGACGAAGGACGAGACGCCGGTCTTGGTCCACTTCGGCGATGAGAAGACACAAAACTGGACGATGGTCCGCCTCGACAAGCCGGAATCGGGCTCGCAAGATGTTTTCGGCCCATCATCGGCCCAGCCAGCGCAAGCGCCTGCACCCGGCCCGGCCGCGCCGTCGGACTCGTAAGCGACTGTGATCAAACGCATTCGAATTCGAGTGCCAGGTTCACGCGGACGTGTGGCGCACGAAAAAGACCCCGGACGAGTTCGATCTCGCCCGGGGCCGTGCTTGATTCGCGAAAATGTTCGCTAATTCAATCTCGTTGCAGCGAGATTGGACGAGCGGGACGTCCTTGGCGACACGACCACGCGCCCAACCATCGGCAGCGTACTGGTCATTGCCGCCGAACGACTACTTCTCGTCCTTGGCGGACTTGTCGGCACCCTTACCGTCGTCGCTCTTTCCTTCGCGGACGGTGACCTTCTCTTCGACTTCTTGTGTGATCTCGCGGTTCGGAGCGGTGATCGCGATGACCTGCTTCTGGACGCCCTCGGCCTTCAGCGTGCGGCCGGCGTTGACATCGAAGTAGATCGTCATGTCCCCTTCTTGTTCTTCGATCTCAATATCGACCTGCGATTCCTCGGCCGGCTCGAACGTGATGTCGCTCTTGGCCGCGATCTTCTGAATCTCGTGTCCTTCGGCCGACGTCTTCTCCGAAGTGGAATACGTGACCTCGGTCTTCTTTACGCCCGCGCCGCGCATCTCTTCGGCGAAGCTCTGCGACCACTTCACATCAGGCGCGACCGCTTTCTCGGGCAGAGGAACGATCGAGCGCGTGATCATTTCCTTGATGCTGTTCTCGTTTAGGCCCCCCATCATGCCACCCATTCCGCCACCACCGCCGCGACGGCCGCCGCCACCGCCGCCCCCTTGCTGCTTGGCAAGTTGCTCGGTGACCTTTTCCGGCAGAGTGATGTCGCTAACCTGGCCGGTGGCCGTGGCCTTCAGCGTGAACGTCTGGCCGACAAGCGATTCGATCATCGGGCCCATCATGTCCCAGATTTGTCCCGTGCCACTGCCAGGCTTCTTCGAGTCGTAATCCAATCCGCCACCCAGGGGCGAATCCATCTTCATCTGAATGCGATCGACCGTTTGCTCGATCGAGGCGGTGCCGTCGGCGTCGACCGACTTCACCTTCCAACTGGTGTCGAAGATCATGCCCGATTTGATTTCGATCAGTGAACCGGAGAGATCGATTTTCATATCCGTCTCGCGATCCATGACGTAGTTCAGGGTGTCGCCTTCCTTGAACTTCCAACGTAGCGTGTTGTCAGCACGCGCGGCGCCGGCGGAGATCATTCCGCAAGTCGCGACAGTGACAGCGAGCAAGTAGTACCGATAAGCGCGAGAGCACAACATTTCGTTCGCCTTTCGTGTTTTGTAATGGACCGACGCTTGGTGAGGAACGCAGGAACAACTAACCAACCACCTACCACGCCAGACCCGCCGAACGCCGCGGCCTGCCGGGCCGTCGACATCGCGATTGTGTCCGCCTGCAAACTCGTCCGCCTAAGAATCTGCCGCCCGAGAGGTTTCGCACTGCGGGTCTGCTACCGCCGTGGCCGGCTGTCGCCGGTCTGGCTGCAATTGTATCCCTCCCCGCGCGTTACGCAATCACGCGGCGGGCCCGCCTCCGGCCGCGATTTCGGCACGTCACGTCGCACCGAAACGACCTCCGGCCCGGTGCCTGACACCCCCGAATTGATCTCCAGCGCAACCTCGGTGCGAGGCCAGCGGTGGTGTGCTACAACGCTGGCTAAGAATCGGGAAGAATCGGATCAATCAACGCACGCTCGTCCTCAACGTGGAGAAGGAAATATGAACGTCGAAGGAAAGGCAGCTATCGTCACCGGCGGCGGCACCGGGGTCGGTCGGGCCACCGCACTCGAACTGGCACGGCGCGGCTGCGCGGTGCTCATCAATTACTCACGATCGCGCGACGAGGCCGAGCAGACCGCCGCCGACGTCACGGCGCTCGGCGTACGCGGCCTCGCCGTTCAGGCAGACGTCGCCGAGGATGCGGCCTGCCGCAAAATGGTCGACACTGCAGTCCGCGAATTCGGACGCCTGGACGTGCTGGTCAACAACGCCGGCACGACTCGCTTCATTCCGCACGATCAGTTAGACGACGTAAAGACCGAAGATTGGGAACGGATCATGGCCGTGAACCTGCACGGTCCGTTTCAGTGCGCGCGCGCCGCGGCGGCCGCGATTCGTGCCAGCAGCGGCGAGGGAGAAATCGTCAACATTGCCAGCACGGCGGGTATCGCTGCGATGGGGAGCTCGATTCCCTATTGCGCTTCGAAGGCGGCGCTCTTGAATACGACGGTCGCACTGGCCCGCGTCCTGGCTCCCAATATCCGCGTCAACGCCGTGGCCCCCGGCTTCATTGACGGGCGCTGGCTGCGCAACGGATTGGGCGCCTCGTTCGAAGTCGCGCTGAAGATGTACGAGGATCGGCTCCCGCTGGGGCGCGTCTGTCAGCCCGAGGACGTGGCCGCCGCTGTCATCAGCCTGATCACGGGCTCCGATACGGTGACCGGTCAAACGATCGTCTGTGACAGCGGCATGCTGATTGCAGACTTTATCGCGCGTCCCAAACCGCGCACCTGATACTTAGATCGTAAGGAGAATCGTCATGGCCAAGGATCATGTCTTTACCGAGGCCGAGTTGCAGGCAGAACTGGCGAAGCTCCCTGGCTGGGAGGTCCGCGACGGCTGGCTGCGCCGCAAGTTTGCGACTCCCGGCTGGCCACATACCCTGCTGCTGGCCAATACGATCGGCTACCTGGCCGAGGCCGCATACCACCACCCGGACCTGTCGCTGGGGTACGCCGAAGTGACTGTGAAGCTGCAAACGCACCGGGTTCATGGCATTACGGCCAGCGATACCGAACTGGCCGCTAAGATCGACGAAGTCGTGCTTTGGAAGCCGAACGGGGGCGCCCTGGAAGGATTTCCCAAGAAATGGGTGCATTAGCTGCGTAGAAAGAGCTGGGCGTCGAGGGCCAAGTCGGATTTCGTCCCGAGGCTCCAAGGATACCGACCAAACGGCGAACCTCTATCAGTTACAACAACCATCGTTGGCTGAAAGGAGTTCAATCATGTCACTATGGAAGCATGGTCTAGGGGTTGTCGGCGCTTCGTTCCGCTCGTTCCTGCTTGTGAACTTCGTCTATTTCGGGCTTGTTGGTTGTGGCATGACATACGGGTCCTGGAATCCGGATGTTCACCAGCGATTGGCTGGCAATTTGCGCACGGGAGCGAAACAGGGGCTTCCCGCCGTGGTAGCCGCCTATGGGGACGGGCACTTTTTTCGCGCCGTGGCTTGGACCCTGGGAATAAACCTGATGGGCGGAGCGTTTCTTTATATCACGCTCCCCTCGCTCGCCGTGCCGATGGCCGGGCTGGTAACGGGCTCTCTGCGCGCTGTCACCTGGGGACTTATTTTTACGCCAAGCTTGGCACGGCTCGATGCTGTCACATTATCGCGCGGAGCACTGATCGGCCTGTTGCTTCTGCTGGAAGGATCGGGCTACGTATTAGCGATGTTCGGATCGTTTCTGCACGGCCGCGCACTTCTACGGCCGGCATCCGTGGGCGCCACAGGACGTTGGGATGGTTACAAGATTGGCGCTTGTCAGTCGCTCGCGCTTTATCCATTGATAGTCACGACACTGACTGTGGCAGCCGTCTACGAGGCCACGATCCTTATTCTCGTGCTGCCGACGCTCAAATGACGCGAGCAAGATTACTCAAGGAGGTTCTTCAAAGATGGGCTTGTCGCTGAACGGCAGCATTGTTGCGATCGCATTTTTTGCGACATCGATTCTCTGCGGGAGCACCGAGACATTTGCCGCCGAGGACGTGCCAGGCAAACAATTGTCCAAGCTCTTCGCCGATAGTTGGGAATTCGCCCTGCGCGAAGATCCTCTGTTCGCCACCAGCACCGGCGACAGTCGCTACAACGACAAGCTGCCGCGCGAGACCCTGACCGATCATGCGCGCCGCCTGCAGTCCGAACGCGCATTCCTCGACCGGCTGCAAAAGATTCCCCGCGATCAACTCACGGCGACGGAGCAGGTCAATTACGACATCTTCGAACGGCTGAAG
The genomic region above belongs to Pirellulales bacterium and contains:
- the ftsH gene encoding ATP-dependent zinc metalloprotease FtsH, which translates into the protein MDQQRTPGGPTAPQKAQPPRPRPAAFWLILPLIITGMLLVFYYIGDPTARSEVKYGFFLTELKEDNVSKVVVNGARIRGAFKKIPEAPPADETAKEASKPAALKQEFYTDIPSFVGQDLDRLLYDKLGPQYGAEEVTDGTMTLMIFYLGMTVLLLVVMWAMYRRARDQFMGGGILSGFSKSPAKRYELGKKRITFADVAGLEGVKQDLSEVVEFLKNPQKFQRLGGRIPKGTLLMGPPGTGKTLLAKAVAGEANVPFFSISGSEFIQMFVGVGAGRVRDMFKTAKESAPCILFIDEIDAVGRVRGAGLGGGHDEREQTLNQILSEMDGFSPNEAVIVLAATNRPDVLDPALLRPGRFDRHVTVDRPNLKARVAIFKVHSRDVPLSDDVNLERLAGGTVGLTGADIRNLVNEAALWATRQGKDKVTMDDFEIARDKILMGPKREEVLTGKEKEMTAYHETGHALLAWIVPGADRLHKVTIIPRGRALGVTQLLPEEDRLNIGETELHARLVFMLGGRAAEKIVFNEYSAGAEDDLKRATQLARRMVTHWGMSERLGPVAYRTSEEHPFLGKEFHEQREFSEHTAQVIDEEVSRILHGAGDRARQLLEENRDKLDALATRLCEREILDEKEIETIIGPSPNRAGSNGHVPHKTPVEQVQADSSVKA
- a CDS encoding 4a-hydroxytetrahydrobiopterin dehydratase; this translates as MAKDHVFTEAELQAELAKLPGWEVRDGWLRRKFATPGWPHTLLLANTIGYLAEAAYHHPDLSLGYAEVTVKLQTHRVHGITASDTELAAKIDEVVLWKPNGGALEGFPKKWVH
- a CDS encoding DUF6263 family protein, which gives rise to MLCSRAYRYYLLAVTVATCGMISAGAARADNTLRWKFKEGDTLNYVMDRETDMKIDLSGSLIEIKSGMIFDTSWKVKSVDADGTASIEQTVDRIQMKMDSPLGGGLDYDSKKPGSGTGQIWDMMGPMIESLVGQTFTLKATATGQVSDITLPEKVTEQLAKQQGGGGGGGRRGGGGGMGGMMGGLNENSIKEMITRSIVPLPEKAVAPDVKWSQSFAEEMRGAGVKKTEVTYSTSEKTSAEGHEIQKIAAKSDITFEPAEESQVDIEIEEQEGDMTIYFDVNAGRTLKAEGVQKQVIAITAPNREITQEVEEKVTVREGKSDDGKGADKSAKDEK
- a CDS encoding CocE/NonD family hydrolase, which translates into the protein MSLRLLRPALVLALALLTSLCVATDDARGQGRDYVVSHYTKFEYRIPMRDGTKLFTAVYVPKDQSQQYPMLLLRTPYSVRPYGADQYKTDLGPSTLFGQQGYIFVYQDVRGRWMSEGDFLHVRPYIANKNGSQDVDETSDTWDTIEWLTKHIPNHNGRVGMYGISYPGFYTSCGIIDAHPALKAASPQAPVADWFVGDDWHHNGAFFLAHAFGWMSSNDRFRDKPTKKFSFSFDYGTPDGYQFFLNFGPLAEANRRHFKEAMPHWDEVISHPNYDEFWKARNIRPHLKNIRPAVMTVAGWFDAEDLFGTLETYKSIESTSPNIQNVLVMGPWRHGGWSRDAGDNLGDINFNSKTAEFYREKIELPFFEYHLKSKGDGAHPEAWVFETGTNDWQKYDAWPPKTSQRRSIYLANGGRLTNDAPPNSEPADAHDAYLSDPHRPVPFMKGTFVGMPTRYMLEDQRFAAQRPDVLVYQTDVLAEDMRLAGPVEVELHVATSGTDSDFVVKLIDVYPDEYPDPEPNPTGVRMGGYQQMVRGDVMRGKYRASFENPQAFTPGEPTIVKFVMPDICHSFRSGHRLMVQVQSSWFPLVDRNPQTFVDIYRAEERDYRAATQQVFRSSARPSRLTVSILP
- a CDS encoding SgcJ/EcaC family oxidoreductase translates to MIRTIVCLAVLTSTVVMGRGVALAEEPAPPSPDEVAIRKAIASYVEAFNHGDAAAIANHFSETGSYVDPISGERNVGREAITKAVAERFTEGNKPKLSVTVESIRLLNDSVAIEEGTATVVNKRAPPEDSTYVAIHVKKDGKWQLDSVRETLLPEPESDGSSPLDELAWMVGQWANKSSSDTSVDTVCDWTMNGAFITRTFRVAVQGQPVMVGTQIIAWDPVNNRIRSWVFDTDGSFGEGNWTHEENRWTIRTTNTLANGRKATGIQIITKVDDNSFTFESIGRQVDGELLPNVEPITIVRQTKD
- a CDS encoding glucose 1-dehydrogenase, with amino-acid sequence MNVEGKAAIVTGGGTGVGRATALELARRGCAVLINYSRSRDEAEQTAADVTALGVRGLAVQADVAEDAACRKMVDTAVREFGRLDVLVNNAGTTRFIPHDQLDDVKTEDWERIMAVNLHGPFQCARAAAAAIRASSGEGEIVNIASTAGIAAMGSSIPYCASKAALLNTTVALARVLAPNIRVNAVAPGFIDGRWLRNGLGASFEVALKMYEDRLPLGRVCQPEDVAAAVISLITGSDTVTGQTIVCDSGMLIADFIARPKPRT